One genomic segment of Flavobacteriaceae bacterium includes these proteins:
- a CDS encoding DDE transposase yields MGRFYGVDGKKLGRQYRDYLSEFKQWKQKKHAKEWHVFPENIGAYLSIDETALSKGELYTIITNKKAKGKKGAIVGVFAGTKIEPIIEQLLKISSKKRNKVKEITLDMANSMKNIAKTCFPKAIQVTDRFHVQKLALEALQDIRIKHRWNAIDLENDLIKLAKTKGKEYQPEIFDNGDTRKQLLARSRYLLYKSPEKWTQNQYLRSKILFEKYPDIQKAFNLNQSLRNIFNTAKSIQIAYTKLAHWYNDVEKSGFKAFNTIANTISINYRSILNYFINRSTNASAESFNAKIKAFRAQFRGVKNVEFFLFRLTQIFA; encoded by the coding sequence ATAGGTAGATTTTACGGAGTTGATGGTAAAAAACTTGGACGTCAATATCGTGATTATTTAAGTGAGTTTAAACAATGGAAACAAAAAAAACATGCTAAAGAGTGGCATGTTTTTCCTGAAAATATAGGTGCTTATTTATCTATTGATGAAACAGCATTGTCTAAAGGAGAACTCTACACCATTATTACCAATAAAAAAGCCAAAGGTAAAAAAGGAGCTATTGTAGGGGTTTTTGCAGGCACTAAGATAGAACCCATTATAGAACAGTTACTTAAAATATCCTCTAAAAAAAGAAACAAAGTCAAAGAAATTACACTAGATATGGCGAACTCTATGAAAAATATAGCCAAAACATGTTTCCCTAAGGCCATACAAGTAACTGATAGATTCCATGTGCAAAAACTAGCTCTAGAAGCGCTACAAGATATTAGAATAAAACATCGATGGAATGCAATAGACCTAGAAAATGACCTAATCAAGTTAGCAAAAACAAAAGGTAAAGAGTATCAACCTGAGATATTTGACAATGGGGACACTAGAAAACAACTCTTAGCTAGAAGTAGATATTTACTCTATAAATCTCCTGAAAAATGGACACAAAATCAATATCTAAGAAGCAAAATACTTTTTGAAAAATATCCTGATATTCAAAAGGCTTTTAACTTAAATCAGAGCCTTAGAAATATATTCAATACAGCTAAATCAATACAAATTGCATATACAAAACTAGCACATTGGTATAATGATGTAGAAAAATCTGGTTTTAAAGCTTTTAATACAATAGCAAATACAATTTCTATAAATTATCGGTCAATACTCAATTATTTTATCAATCGGAGTACAAATGCTTCTGCTGAATCTTTTAATGCTAAGATTAAAGCCTTTAGAGCGCAGTTTAGAGGTGTTAAAAATGTAGAATTCTTCCTGTTCAGATTAACACAAATTTTTGCCTAA
- a CDS encoding TonB-dependent receptor plug domain-containing protein, with amino-acid sequence MPLKEDASQLDEVVVRAETSTVVQKVDRKVINVGKDLTSAGTTASELLNNVQSVSVDSQTGQISLRGNSNVRVLVDGRPTNVPAAQLLKQIPSTSIKSVELITNPSAKYSPEGLSGIINIILNKNANLGFNGSVDSGVTAGHYVRYNGSTNLNYKTGKVNFFLNYGFNGGDQYNFGFVNRPGFNNQDFRFIKNRCRYLLKR; translated from the coding sequence ATTCCATTAAAAGAAGATGCTTCACAGTTAGATGAAGTTGTTGTGAGAGCCGAGACCTCAACTGTAGTGCAAAAAGTAGATAGAAAAGTAATCAATGTAGGAAAAGATTTAACTTCTGCAGGAACTACTGCTTCCGAATTATTAAACAATGTACAATCTGTAAGTGTAGATAGTCAAACAGGTCAAATAAGTCTGCGCGGAAATTCAAATGTACGCGTATTGGTAGATGGCAGGCCTACTAATGTTCCGGCGGCACAGCTACTAAAGCAGATTCCTTCTACTTCCATTAAAAGTGTTGAATTAATTACCAATCCTTCTGCAAAATACAGTCCTGAAGGTTTAAGTGGGATCATCAATATCATCCTAAATAAAAATGCCAATTTAGGTTTTAACGGAAGTGTTGACAGTGGGGTAACTGCCGGTCATTATGTACGTTATAACGGGTCAACGAATCTGAATTATAAAACAGGGAAGGTAAACTTTTTCCTAAATTATGGTTTTAATGGCGGCGATCAATATAATTTTGGGTTTGTAAACAGACCTGGCTTTAATAATCAGGATTTTAGATTTATTAAAAATAGGTGCCGATATTTACTTAAACGATAA
- a CDS encoding T9SS type A sorting domain-containing protein: MIKKLLFLILLVVNAGVYSQKKITKLTTSPNPFANTTTVSFYSESVQNITFSVRNIIGRTVLVKRMKAKKGKNTIPFSKNSLQPGMYLYSIRSGVEMMTKRFVIR; the protein is encoded by the coding sequence ATGATTAAAAAATTACTTTTTTTGATTTTGTTGGTAGTTAATGCAGGTGTTTATTCGCAAAAAAAAATAACGAAACTTACTACCTCTCCAAATCCTTTTGCAAACACTACTACTGTTAGTTTTTACTCGGAGTCCGTGCAAAACATTACATTTAGTGTCCGCAATATTATAGGGAGAACAGTTTTAGTAAAAAGGATGAAAGCTAAAAAAGGGAAAAATACGATTCCTTTTTCCAAAAATAGTTTACAACCCGGAATGTATTTATATTCTATAAGATCAGGTGTTGAAATGATGACAAAGCGTTTTGTGATTCGATGA
- a CDS encoding transposase, with translation MDTYIDLLKLILPELLVEHFDLSKHSVENEVMHLYFEERNIVPKEESERILIAHGFHKELTIQDFPLRGNTVYLHIKRRRWLDRKTKQIVQRDWNLVAQGTRMTEQFAAFLKEISR, from the coding sequence TTGGATACTTATATAGATTTACTAAAATTAATTTTACCAGAGTTGTTAGTTGAACATTTTGATTTGTCAAAACATAGTGTTGAAAATGAAGTGATGCATTTGTATTTTGAAGAACGTAACATAGTTCCCAAAGAAGAATCAGAACGTATCTTGATAGCTCACGGATTTCATAAAGAGCTTACCATTCAAGACTTTCCATTACGAGGCAACACAGTATATCTTCACATTAAACGTCGTAGATGGTTAGATAGGAAGACCAAACAAATTGTACAAAGAGATTGGAATTTAGTAGCACAGGGGACTCGAATGACAGAGCAGTTCGCTGCTTTTTTAAAAGAAATTAGTAGATAG
- a CDS encoding ribonuclease Z produces the protein MNLALTILGCHSATPRVSSYPTAQYLEINGRHFLIDCGEGTQRQMRKYKVGFSKINHIFISHLHGDHFFGLIGLISTFGILNREKELHIYGPKGVEEVTNLQLKVSKTYTNFTIIFHELTSKKSELVFEDDKVAVRTIPLNHRVYTNGYLFTEKHKQRGLNMNEIKKYPEIKTCDYASLKMGKDFTLSNKRIIPNANLTHDPPQSKSYAFCSDTSYKPDIIPIIKNVDLLYHEATFLSDREDLAKKTQHSTAKQAAKIARLANVQTLIIGHYSSRYKEIEAFKEEARQIFDPVFLAKEGEKFFK, from the coding sequence ATGAATCTAGCACTAACCATTTTAGGTTGTCATTCTGCTACACCCAGAGTAAGTTCATATCCAACAGCTCAGTATTTAGAAATTAACGGTCGGCATTTTTTAATTGATTGCGGGGAAGGTACGCAACGCCAAATGAGGAAGTATAAAGTTGGCTTTTCCAAAATAAATCACATCTTTATCTCTCACCTACATGGAGATCATTTTTTTGGGTTAATAGGTTTAATAAGCACATTCGGAATCTTAAACCGAGAAAAAGAACTTCATATTTACGGACCAAAAGGAGTTGAAGAAGTAACAAATCTACAATTAAAAGTTTCCAAAACATATACTAATTTTACTATTATTTTTCATGAACTAACTTCTAAAAAGAGTGAGCTCGTTTTCGAAGATGATAAAGTTGCTGTCAGAACCATCCCTTTAAACCACAGAGTATATACCAATGGATACTTGTTTACTGAAAAGCATAAACAACGTGGTTTAAATATGAATGAAATAAAAAAATATCCTGAAATAAAAACCTGTGATTATGCTTCTTTAAAAATGGGAAAAGACTTTACCCTGTCAAATAAGAGAATAATTCCAAATGCTAATTTGACTCATGATCCGCCACAGTCAAAATCCTATGCATTTTGTAGTGATACCAGTTACAAGCCGGATATTATTCCTATTATCAAAAACGTTGATTTATTATATCACGAAGCAACATTTTTGTCAGATAGAGAAGATTTGGCAAAGAAAACTCAACATTCAACTGCCAAGCAAGCCGCTAAAATTGCAAGACTAGCTAATGTACAGACCTTAATAATTGGTCACTACTCTAGTAGGTATAAAGAAATTGAGGCTTTTAAGGAAGAAGCAAGACAAATTTTTGATCCTGTTTTTTTGGCAAAAGAAGGTGAGAAATTTTTTAAATGA
- a CDS encoding TonB-dependent receptor has product MALIIRILDLLKIGADIYLNDKNTLSFYTTQNKFDGLAGGRTIVTTNGVETINSPNTQDSDIPTGTYNVNYKIDFKKKDHHLEFEATYSKTDDTQFITNRNILQMPSDIDFRLLNYFNNISNDRSNTLINIDYTDPITEKGTLELGLEYRTDDTKNTNLTDQERALTFDGSGNVLTTTPIGNSNFSYDRKIYSGYINYGHRFSKVTMQLGARIENYEIEGIFNRDGQATQNVTDKIFTIYPSVFLTYSPSEKNQFQFSYSRRVDRPGIQQVNPIREWSTPLIVSIGNPDLVPQFTNSLEANYTRKIKGGSLSFGTFYRKINDVISRVTSPDPTNPEVAQLLTYTNFDDTSAYGMEFSLNYKVNKWWRLNSSMDFYSQKQLGIVDFTNPNPSRAEVTNEVFNARISNSFKASKNLRLQLFAMYRGPQKNIQFDVDHMWMINTGASLTVLKGKGTINFRVNDIFRGMKFQFDAANPFVQNGRFQWESRTTYLGFNYRFGGGKNKAKSRRKRDNNEKQGSGVFSKKINLLIISTLYSCLALV; this is encoded by the coding sequence CTGGCTTTAATAATCAGGATTTTAGATTTATTAAAAATAGGTGCCGATATTTACTTAAACGATAAAAATACATTGTCTTTTTACACCACACAAAATAAATTTGACGGTTTGGCCGGAGGGAGAACCATTGTAACCACAAATGGTGTGGAAACTATTAATTCACCTAATACACAAGACAGTGATATTCCAACAGGCACGTATAATGTAAATTATAAAATTGATTTTAAGAAAAAAGATCACCATCTGGAATTTGAAGCTACTTATTCTAAAACTGATGATACTCAGTTTATTACAAATAGAAATATTTTACAAATGCCTTCTGATATCGATTTTAGATTATTAAATTACTTCAATAATATTTCAAATGACAGAAGCAATACATTAATCAATATAGATTATACTGATCCTATAACAGAAAAAGGAACGTTAGAATTAGGTTTAGAATACAGAACTGATGACACAAAAAATACAAACTTAACAGATCAGGAACGAGCTTTAACTTTTGACGGATCCGGTAATGTGTTAACAACAACGCCTATTGGAAATTCAAATTTTAGCTATGATAGGAAAATTTATTCGGGATACATCAATTACGGACATCGGTTTTCAAAGGTCACCATGCAATTAGGAGCGAGAATTGAAAACTATGAAATTGAAGGAATTTTTAATCGAGACGGACAAGCTACACAGAACGTTACTGACAAGATATTCACCATATATCCATCAGTATTTTTGACATATTCTCCTTCGGAAAAAAATCAATTTCAGTTTAGTTATAGCAGACGAGTTGACAGGCCGGGCATTCAGCAGGTAAATCCGATTAGAGAGTGGAGTACGCCCCTTATCGTATCTATTGGAAACCCGGATTTAGTTCCTCAATTTACAAACTCCCTTGAAGCAAATTATACAAGAAAAATTAAAGGAGGTTCTCTCAGTTTTGGAACCTTTTATAGAAAAATAAATGATGTCATTTCTCGTGTCACCTCTCCTGATCCTACCAATCCGGAGGTAGCCCAATTATTGACATATACTAATTTTGATGATACAAGTGCTTACGGTATGGAGTTCTCTCTTAATTATAAAGTGAACAAATGGTGGAGGCTAAATTCCAGCATGGATTTTTACTCTCAAAAACAACTGGGTATTGTAGATTTTACAAATCCCAATCCATCCAGGGCAGAAGTGACGAATGAAGTATTTAATGCCAGAATAAGTAATAGTTTTAAAGCTTCTAAAAATTTAAGACTACAACTTTTTGCAATGTACAGAGGTCCTCAAAAGAATATTCAATTTGATGTAGATCATATGTGGATGATAAATACGGGGGCCAGTTTAACAGTATTAAAAGGAAAAGGAACTATTAACTTTAGAGTAAATGATATTTTTAGAGGAATGAAATTCCAATTCGATGCAGCGAATCCCTTTGTTCAGAACGGAAGGTTTCAATGGGAAAGCAGAACTACCTACCTGGGTTTTAACTATAGATTTGGCGGAGGGAAAAACAAAGCAAAATCTCGTAGAAAAAGAGACAATAACGAAAAACAAGGAAGTGGGGTTTTTTCTAAAAAAATTAATCTCTTGATAATTAGTACATTATACTCATGTTTGGCTCTAGTTTAA
- a CDS encoding TonB-dependent receptor plug domain-containing protein, with translation MKVNIFLVFIFNSILVFSQKEKQSETKNGSISGIIVDAHTKQYLQYVHITCEDEHKNIIAVEVTNEKGVFTIKNLPLKKWQVHIQFIGYKRVSKSVILSQKDKEYDMGTILLFEDEKILDEVIIETEGSTISQKIDRKVINVGKDLTSAGTNAIEMLQNIPTVNVDVLSGNISMRGNDNVRVLIDGKPSNLSTFQLLKQISSSSIKKLN, from the coding sequence ATGAAAGTTAATATATTTTTGGTTTTTATTTTTAATTCCATACTTGTTTTTTCACAAAAAGAAAAGCAATCCGAAACAAAAAATGGCAGTATCTCAGGTATCATTGTAGATGCTCATACAAAACAGTACTTACAGTATGTTCATATTACATGTGAAGATGAACATAAAAATATTATTGCTGTTGAAGTAACAAATGAGAAAGGTGTTTTTACCATTAAAAATCTCCCTTTAAAAAAATGGCAAGTACATATCCAATTTATAGGGTATAAGAGAGTATCCAAATCAGTTATACTATCTCAAAAAGATAAAGAATATGATATGGGAACCATACTGTTATTTGAAGATGAAAAAATATTAGATGAAGTTATCATTGAAACAGAAGGTTCAACAATAAGTCAAAAAATTGACAGAAAAGTTATCAATGTAGGTAAAGATTTGACTTCGGCAGGTACAAATGCAATAGAAATGCTTCAAAATATCCCCACTGTAAATGTGGATGTACTATCCGGCAATATTAGTATGCGAGGCAATGATAATGTCCGTGTACTGATCGACGGGAAACCCTCTAATTTATCTACTTTTCAACTATTGAAACAAATTTCTTCTTCCTCAATAAAAAAATTGAATTAA
- the fabH gene encoding beta-ketoacyl-ACP synthase III — protein MYHSKITGLGYFVPDNVITNNDLKQWMETSDEWIQERTGIKERRWIDPATGETTSTMAVKAAKIAIDRAGLTKDDIDFIIFATLSPDMYFPGGGVRVQDMLDMPTVGALDIRNQCSGFIYSLSVADQFIKTGMYENILVIGSENHSGGLERSIRGRNVTVIFGDGAGAAVLSRSSVEGKGILSSHLHSEGKHARELMLEGPSTSRWVPEILTENNPDDESYFPYMNGQFVFKHAVVRFSEAISEGLRANNLQKEDIDMLIPHQANLRIAQFIQRKFQLRDDQVYNNIMKYGNTTAASVIIALTEAWEEGKIKDNDVVVLAAFGSGFTWGSVIIRW, from the coding sequence ATATACCATTCTAAAATTACCGGATTGGGTTACTTTGTACCTGATAATGTGATTACAAATAATGATCTGAAACAATGGATGGAAACCAGTGATGAATGGATTCAGGAAAGAACGGGTATTAAAGAACGCAGGTGGATAGACCCTGCAACAGGGGAAACAACCTCTACCATGGCAGTAAAGGCAGCTAAAATTGCAATTGACCGAGCAGGCTTAACAAAAGATGACATTGATTTTATCATATTTGCAACATTAAGCCCGGATATGTATTTCCCCGGAGGAGGCGTGCGTGTACAGGACATGCTGGATATGCCAACTGTGGGTGCTTTGGATATCAGAAATCAGTGTTCGGGATTTATCTACTCTCTGTCTGTTGCCGACCAGTTTATTAAAACAGGAATGTATGAAAATATCTTAGTGATTGGTTCTGAAAATCATTCCGGAGGCCTGGAACGTTCTATCAGGGGCAGGAATGTAACCGTTATTTTTGGTGACGGTGCCGGAGCAGCTGTCTTATCAAGAAGTTCAGTAGAAGGAAAAGGAATTTTATCTTCTCATTTGCATTCCGAAGGAAAGCATGCTCGGGAATTAATGTTAGAAGGGCCTTCAACGAGTCGTTGGGTTCCGGAAATTCTGACCGAAAATAATCCTGATGACGAATCGTATTTCCCTTATATGAATGGGCAGTTTGTCTTTAAACACGCTGTTGTTCGTTTTTCCGAGGCAATTTCAGAGGGTCTTCGAGCGAATAATTTGCAAAAAGAAGATATAGATATGCTAATCCCGCATCAGGCAAATTTGAGAATTGCCCAATTCATACAGCGTAAATTTCAGTTGAGGGACGACCAGGTGTATAATAATATTATGAAATATGGAAATACAACCGCAGCTTCTGTAATTATTGCTTTAACGGAAGCTTGGGAGGAAGGAAAAATAAAAGATAACGATGTAGTGGTACTAGCTGCTTTTGGCAGTGGATTTACCTGGGGAAGCGTGATAATAAGGTGGTAA
- the htpG gene encoding molecular chaperone HtpG, with translation MSKGNINVSVENIFPLIKKFLYSDHEIFLRELISNATDATTKLKHLISIGEAKVQYGEPKIEVKIDKDNKKLHITDQGLGMTAEEVEKYINQIAFSGAEEFLEKYKDDKNETGVIGHFGLGFYSAFMVADKVEIITKSYKDEEAVHWICDGSPEYTLVPHDKKERGTEIILYIADDAAEFLEDHKITGLLTKYNRFNQIPIKFGTKKINDPDFTPKTTKDKDGKETTEPHKQIDVDNIINNTNPAWTKKPADLKDEDYKNFYRELYPMQFEESLFHIHLNVDYPFNLTGILYFPKLTQNLDIQKDRIQLYQNQVFVTDNVEGIVPDFLQMLKGVIDSPDIPLNVSRSYLQADGAVKKISGYITKKVADKLSSLFKNNRKDFESKWNDIKVIIEYGMLSEDKFFDKAKKFALYPKVDDSFLTFDELTKKTKDAQTDKDGNHIILYAADKDAQHSYIQDAKEKGYEVILLDSPIISHLMQKLETSNDKLKFTRVDADHIDNLIKKDDTILSKLSEEDKEKLKPMIEENVPKETYTVQLEAMDSNASPFLITVPEFMRRMKEMSATGSGAMTGMGNLPEMYNLVVNTNHSLVGEILHTKTEKKRNRLINQAFDLAKLSQNLLHGEDLTQFIKRSYELIK, from the coding sequence ATGAGCAAAGGAAACATTAATGTATCGGTAGAAAATATCTTTCCGTTAATCAAAAAATTCTTGTATTCGGACCATGAGATTTTTTTACGTGAATTAATCTCAAACGCTACAGATGCAACAACCAAATTAAAACACCTGATTTCTATTGGCGAAGCAAAGGTTCAATATGGAGAACCTAAAATAGAAGTCAAAATTGATAAAGACAACAAAAAGCTGCATATTACAGATCAAGGCTTGGGAATGACTGCAGAAGAAGTAGAGAAATACATCAATCAGATTGCCTTTTCGGGCGCAGAAGAATTCCTGGAAAAATACAAAGACGATAAAAATGAAACAGGAGTCATCGGACATTTTGGATTAGGTTTTTACTCTGCCTTCATGGTGGCTGACAAGGTAGAAATCATTACCAAATCCTATAAAGATGAGGAAGCAGTTCATTGGATATGTGACGGGTCACCGGAATATACGTTAGTTCCTCATGATAAAAAAGAAAGAGGTACGGAAATCATTTTATATATTGCCGATGACGCTGCTGAGTTTTTAGAAGATCATAAGATCACAGGGTTGCTAACCAAATACAATCGTTTTAATCAAATCCCGATTAAATTCGGAACAAAAAAAATAAACGACCCTGATTTCACTCCAAAAACAACAAAAGACAAAGATGGTAAAGAAACTACCGAACCTCATAAGCAAATCGATGTCGACAATATCATAAACAATACAAATCCGGCCTGGACCAAAAAACCTGCTGATTTAAAAGATGAAGATTATAAAAACTTCTATAGAGAATTGTATCCGATGCAATTTGAAGAGTCTTTATTTCATATTCATCTGAATGTAGACTATCCTTTTAATTTAACCGGGATTTTATATTTCCCTAAGTTAACTCAAAATTTAGATATCCAAAAAGATCGAATCCAATTATATCAAAATCAAGTTTTTGTAACAGATAATGTAGAAGGAATCGTACCTGATTTCTTGCAAATGTTAAAAGGTGTTATTGACTCTCCGGATATTCCTTTAAATGTATCTCGTTCTTATTTACAGGCAGATGGAGCCGTAAAAAAAATATCCGGTTACATCACTAAAAAAGTAGCCGATAAATTAAGCTCGTTGTTCAAAAACAATCGCAAAGATTTTGAGTCAAAATGGAACGATATTAAAGTGATCATTGAATATGGTATGCTATCCGAAGATAAATTTTTTGACAAAGCAAAGAAGTTTGCACTATACCCTAAGGTAGATGATTCATTCCTTACATTTGATGAGCTAACCAAAAAGACCAAAGATGCTCAAACTGATAAAGACGGGAATCATATCATCTTATATGCTGCTGACAAAGATGCACAACACAGTTATATTCAAGATGCAAAAGAGAAAGGTTATGAGGTTATTTTATTAGATTCTCCTATCATTTCTCACTTAATGCAAAAACTGGAAACCTCTAATGATAAATTGAAATTTACCAGAGTAGATGCAGATCATATTGATAATTTAATCAAGAAAGACGATACGATACTCTCTAAATTATCAGAGGAGGATAAAGAAAAGCTGAAACCTATGATAGAAGAAAATGTTCCTAAAGAAACCTATACGGTACAACTGGAAGCTATGGATTCTAACGCATCTCCTTTCTTAATTACCGTTCCGGAATTTATGCGTAGAATGAAAGAAATGAGTGCAACCGGAAGTGGTGCTATGACGGGTATGGGTAATTTACCGGAAATGTACAATTTAGTCGTAAATACCAATCACTCGTTAGTTGGAGAAATCCTCCATACGAAAACCGAGAAAAAGCGAAATCGATTAATTAATCAGGCTTTTGATCTGGCAAAACTATCTCAAAATTTGCTACATGGCGAAGATTTAACTCAGTTTATCAAACGCAGTTATGAATTGATTAAGTAA
- a CDS encoding TonB-dependent receptor: MSGIINIILKKNIADGFNGSLTLGLEHSKNSRPGGSSDFNYRTGIVNLFGIYNLDFGKYATISNLRRTDKELNQDFNYLDNTTTHYLKAGADIYINPANTLSFYTTQSFSRTDFTIETLVYENQNLILQSPNKSIYKPKEEVYNVDYTIDLNEKGRNIEFEINYSKSTNPQQDSINELINPLSTINNYRNEITNNNSTLLTNIDYTHPIESGILEIGLETRVQKAFNKIDTNQEVETNGNPPIRPKGNTSFNYDRNTYSGYINFNKEYEKIAIQMGIRFEQFNVNGIFRNTELTNDELYTDAIFSIYPSYFLTYTPSDKHHFQIGYSRRVDRPSIYQVTPIQEWVSPLTISVGNRLLVPQFTSSFELNYTKNLSKGYLTFGAFYRNTSNSIGRIVNRSTVNEDVQTISYTNYDTADSYGTEFSAKYKLNKWWTATTSTSLYIQDSEGIINNETEKVKNTLFKIQLNNSFKISKKLRFQLSGSYRGRSENVQFKIDPYYMINASARLSILNGNGSLNLRGTDVFNTYKLDFTTTNPFPQNGFYLLEIDAIYIGFNYNFGSGKNKERDRKYRDSNETSGSIL; encoded by the coding sequence ATGAGCGGGATTATAAATATTATCTTGAAGAAGAACATTGCTGATGGATTTAACGGGTCTTTAACACTTGGTTTGGAACATAGTAAAAATAGTCGCCCCGGCGGATCGTCCGATTTTAACTATAGGACAGGTATCGTAAATTTATTTGGTATCTATAACCTTGACTTTGGCAAATATGCAACTATCAGTAATTTAAGAAGAACAGACAAGGAACTAAATCAGGATTTTAATTATCTGGATAATACAACTACTCACTATCTAAAAGCAGGAGCGGATATTTATATAAATCCTGCAAATACTTTATCTTTTTATACAACTCAAAGTTTTTCCCGCACGGATTTTACCATAGAAACCCTCGTTTATGAAAATCAGAATTTGATATTGCAATCCCCAAACAAATCCATCTATAAACCAAAAGAGGAGGTTTATAATGTAGATTATACGATAGATTTAAATGAAAAAGGAAGGAATATTGAGTTTGAAATCAATTATTCCAAAAGTACAAATCCGCAACAAGACAGTATTAATGAACTTATCAATCCTTTATCCACCATCAATAATTACAGAAATGAAATTACAAACAATAATAGCACATTACTAACAAATATAGATTATACCCATCCCATAGAGAGCGGAATACTGGAAATAGGCTTAGAGACAAGAGTTCAGAAAGCTTTTAATAAAATTGATACCAATCAAGAAGTGGAAACAAATGGAAATCCTCCCATTCGGCCAAAAGGGAATACATCTTTCAATTATGATCGGAATACGTATTCGGGATATATTAATTTTAATAAAGAATATGAGAAAATAGCAATTCAAATGGGAATTCGTTTTGAGCAGTTTAATGTAAACGGTATATTCAGAAATACTGAATTGACAAATGATGAATTATATACTGATGCCATTTTTAGCATTTATCCGTCCTATTTTCTCACATATACTCCATCTGATAAACATCACTTTCAAATTGGCTATAGCAGACGTGTAGACAGGCCTTCTATCTATCAGGTTACGCCCATTCAGGAATGGGTATCTCCGTTGACCATCTCTGTTGGTAACAGGTTATTAGTACCTCAATTTACAAGTTCTTTTGAACTAAATTATACTAAAAATCTCTCGAAAGGATATTTGACATTTGGAGCGTTCTACCGAAACACATCCAATAGTATCGGAAGAATTGTCAATAGAAGCACAGTAAATGAAGATGTTCAAACCATTTCTTATACAAATTATGATACTGCAGATAGTTATGGTACTGAATTTTCAGCAAAATATAAGTTAAACAAATGGTGGACTGCTACAACTAGCACCAGTTTATATATTCAAGATAGTGAAGGTATTATAAATAATGAAACTGAGAAGGTTAAAAATACTCTATTTAAAATACAACTTAACAATAGTTTTAAAATATCAAAAAAACTACGTTTTCAACTATCGGGATCATACAGAGGAAGAAGCGAAAATGTTCAATTCAAAATCGACCCTTATTATATGATAAATGCATCCGCCAGATTAAGTATTTTAAACGGAAATGGTTCTCTGAATTTGCGAGGTACGGATGTTTTTAATACCTATAAGCTCGATTTTACTACTACCAATCCGTTCCCTCAAAATGGTTTTTATCTCTTAGAAATAGACGCTATTTACATAGGTTTTAACTATAACTTTGGAAGCGGTAAAAATAAAGAACGTGATAGAAAATACCGGGACAGTAACGAGACAAGCGGAAGTATTTTATAA